The following proteins are co-located in the Dehalococcoides mccartyi 195 genome:
- the metG gene encoding methionine--tRNA ligase, with the protein MSERIFIGVAWPYANSQLHLGHVAGAYLPADIFARYHRTRGDEVLMVSGSDMHGTPITIRAEQEGITAAEVAERYHRLFMASWPKLGISWDCYTSTATANHARTAQQMFLSLYEKGYIYKDTVCQPFCPHCNRFLPDRYVEGTCPHCKYEGARGDQCDNCGKPLNAAELLNFRCKNCGNPPEFRETEHFFLKLSAFEEELTHWVETKTYWRTNVLNFTLRYLKEGLKDRAITRDLDWGVPLPLPGYEGKRLYVWFEAVIGYLSASIEWAASKGQPDEWQKYWGGDTKSYYFIGKDNIPFHTIIWPAMLMGRGGLDLPYDVPSNEYLTIEAQKFSKSRNKAIWVDDVLSRYSVDTLRYLLSANMPESSDMDFSWREFVRRNNDELVATYGNLAQRVLTMVCRNFDNKVPEYGELDERSLNLIEKTSAMLFETDKALHGCNFREAIKLAMSLAQEANRYLDEKAPWKEIKVDKAAAARSLYVAMAALSGLRVAFYPFLPESSSRLSTYLGFGSEIEKDGWVLKMPVAGQEMIPPEPLFKKLEDSVVEEETARMGL; encoded by the coding sequence ATGAGCGAACGAATATTTATAGGTGTGGCCTGGCCTTACGCCAACAGCCAGTTGCATCTGGGTCATGTTGCCGGCGCTTATCTGCCGGCAGATATTTTTGCCCGTTACCACCGCACCCGCGGGGATGAAGTGCTTATGGTATCCGGTTCGGATATGCATGGCACTCCCATTACCATAAGGGCGGAGCAGGAGGGCATTACGGCTGCCGAGGTGGCAGAGCGTTATCACCGGCTGTTTATGGCCTCGTGGCCGAAGCTGGGTATAAGCTGGGATTGCTATACCTCAACCGCCACTGCCAACCACGCCCGCACCGCTCAGCAGATGTTCCTCAGCCTGTATGAAAAGGGTTATATTTATAAAGATACGGTTTGCCAGCCGTTTTGCCCCCACTGCAACCGCTTTTTGCCTGACCGCTATGTAGAGGGGACTTGCCCCCACTGCAAATATGAAGGCGCCCGCGGTGACCAGTGTGACAACTGCGGCAAACCCTTAAATGCGGCCGAACTGTTAAATTTCCGCTGTAAAAACTGCGGCAATCCTCCTGAATTCCGTGAGACCGAGCATTTTTTCCTGAAACTTTCGGCATTTGAAGAAGAACTTACCCACTGGGTGGAAACTAAGACCTACTGGCGTACCAATGTGCTGAATTTCACCCTGCGTTATTTAAAAGAGGGGCTTAAAGACCGGGCTATTACCCGTGATTTGGACTGGGGCGTGCCGTTGCCGCTTCCGGGTTATGAGGGCAAACGGCTGTATGTCTGGTTTGAAGCGGTAATCGGTTATCTGTCTGCCAGTATAGAGTGGGCGGCATCTAAAGGCCAGCCGGATGAATGGCAGAAATACTGGGGCGGAGATACCAAAAGCTACTATTTTATAGGCAAGGACAATATCCCGTTCCATACTATTATCTGGCCGGCTATGCTGATGGGTAGGGGCGGGCTTGATTTGCCGTATGACGTCCCCTCAAACGAATACCTTACTATAGAAGCCCAGAAGTTTTCCAAGAGCCGTAATAAAGCAATCTGGGTGGATGATGTTCTTTCACGCTACAGTGTGGATACCCTGCGTTACCTTCTTTCGGCTAATATGCCTGAAAGTTCTGATATGGATTTCTCCTGGAGGGAATTTGTCCGCCGCAATAATGACGAACTGGTAGCCACTTACGGCAATCTGGCCCAGCGCGTTTTGACTATGGTCTGCCGTAATTTTGACAACAAAGTACCCGAATACGGTGAGCTGGACGAACGTTCCCTGAACCTTATTGAGAAAACCAGCGCCATGCTGTTTGAAACAGACAAGGCTTTGCACGGCTGTAATTTCCGTGAGGCTATTAAACTGGCTATGTCACTGGCCCAGGAGGCAAACCGCTATCTGGATGAAAAAGCCCCCTGGAAAGAAATAAAGGTGGACAAAGCTGCCGCTGCCCGCAGTTTATACGTGGCCATGGCGGCTCTTTCCGGGCTTCGGGTGGCTTTTTATCCGTTTTTGCCGGAAAGTTCAAGCAGGCTCAGTACTTACCTGGGTTTCGGCTCTGAAATAGAAAAAGACGGCTGGGTGCTTAAAATGCCGGTAGCCGGGCAGGAAATGATACCGCCGGAGCCGCTTTTCAAGAAACTGGAAGATTCGGTTGTAGAAGAAGAAACCGCCCGCATGGGGCTTTAG
- a CDS encoding polyprenyl synthetase family protein — MKLSSIYAPINEGLKGVEDEFKLVSESRKQSFPEMAEMLDYILVGGKVLRPALSMLSAMCFGTGIKKVLPLATSSEMLHIATLVHDDAIDKADTRRSRRTVNSVWGLEKAILLGDFLFAHAAEVAAETDNMRIVTLFAQTLQIIASGELKQAYASFNPDQSYENYLERISGKTAALFVMATKGGAILADASPSDEEIMRSYGYNLGLSFQIVDDILDFVGNAKDMGKPVGSDLNNGTVTLPALLLMDRYPENNPIKDMLGATDRSAHVARAVEMINSSDIIDLSYKEAKRYADLACQDLSKLPKTAARESLYQLAEFIVERKN; from the coding sequence TTGAAACTTAGCTCTATCTACGCACCTATAAATGAGGGCCTCAAAGGGGTTGAGGACGAGTTTAAGCTGGTATCCGAAAGCCGGAAGCAGTCTTTTCCCGAAATGGCGGAAATGCTGGATTATATTCTGGTGGGGGGCAAGGTACTCAGACCGGCCCTTTCCATGTTGTCGGCCATGTGTTTCGGTACGGGTATAAAAAAAGTGTTGCCTTTGGCCACTTCTTCCGAAATGCTGCACATAGCAACCCTGGTGCATGATGATGCCATTGACAAGGCTGATACCCGCCGCAGCCGCCGCACTGTCAATTCCGTATGGGGGCTGGAAAAGGCTATACTCCTGGGTGATTTCCTGTTTGCCCATGCCGCCGAAGTAGCGGCAGAGACCGACAATATGCGTATAGTTACCCTGTTTGCCCAGACTCTGCAGATAATTGCCTCAGGGGAGCTGAAACAGGCTTATGCCAGTTTCAACCCTGACCAGAGCTATGAAAATTATCTTGAAAGGATATCCGGCAAGACGGCCGCCCTTTTTGTAATGGCTACCAAGGGCGGGGCTATACTGGCAGACGCTTCGCCCTCTGATGAGGAAATAATGCGTTCTTACGGCTATAATCTGGGTTTAAGTTTCCAGATAGTAGATGATATACTGGATTTTGTGGGCAACGCCAAAGATATGGGCAAACCGGTAGGTTCAGACCTGAATAACGGCACAGTTACCCTGCCGGCGCTTCTCCTGATGGACCGTTATCCGGAAAATAACCCTATCAAAGACATGCTGGGGGCTACAGACCGTTCCGCTCATGTGGCCAGAGCGGTGGAGATGATAAATTCGTCAGACATCATAGACCTTAGCTACAAAGAAGCTAAACGCTATGCTGATTTAGCCTGCCAAGATTTGTCAAAGCTCCCCAAAACGGCTGCCCGCGAATCTCTCTACCAGCTGGCTGAATTTATAGTTGAACGCAAGAACTGA